Genomic window (Mesorhizobium sp. M4B.F.Ca.ET.058.02.1.1):
GACTCACAGACAAACGAGACTCACGGATAGAATTCGCCGGTCACGGTTTCGTTCCGCAGTATGGCAAAGGCATGGCGGCCACATTACGTCCTCGTCACGTTTTGCAACCGGACATCAGCCGTGCCAAACAGGCTGGATGGAGGGCCTAGGGTGACCAGCGACAAACGCAGCTATGTGATCGGGCAGATCGAGATACCGGCGCGGCCGCTGGGGCCGGCGCTCTATCTGGTGGCGACGCCGATCGGCAATCTCGCCGACATCACGCTGCGCGCGCTGGAGACGCTGGCCGCCGCCGACATCGTCGCCTGCGAGGACACGCGCGTCTCGCGCGTGCTGCTCGAGCGCTACGGCATCCGCCGCCGCGCCACCGCCTATCACGAGCACAATGCCGGCGAGGCCGGGCCCAAGCTGATCGCGGCGCTCGAAGCCGGGCAGAGCGTGGCGCTGATCTCGGACGCCGGCACGCCGCTGATTTCGGATCCCGGCTACCGGCTGGTCGGCGAGGCGCTCGACCATGGCATCCGCGTCGTGCCCATTCCCGGTCCGTCGGCGGCGCTGGCGGCGCTGACCGCCTCCGGCCTGCCTTCGGACGCCTTCCTGTTCGCCGGTTTTTTGCCGGTGAAGACCGGCCAGCGGCTGACACGGCTGGAGGCGCTGAAAAGTGTGCCGGCGACGCTGATCTTCTTCGAATCGCCCAGGCGGCTGGCCGAGACGCTTGCGGCGATGGTCGAGGCGCTGGGCGGCGGACGTAAGGCGGCGATCGGCCGCGAGCTGACCAAGACCTTCGAGGAGATGCGCACGGGCACGCTCGACGCGCTTGCCGGCCATTACGCGGCGGCCGACACTCCGAAGGGCGAGATTGTGGTCTGCGTCGGCCCCGCCGAAGCGCAGGAGGACCAGCCGGCGGACATCGACCGTCTGCTGTTGTCGCTCGCCGCCGAGATGCCGGCCTCCAAGGCGGCGGCGGAAGCGGCAAAGATGACCGGCGGCCAGAAGCAGGCGCTCTACCGGCGGCTGCTCGAACTCAGGGGCGTCTCGGGAGGAGACAGCGGTGGCTAAGCGTCCGGCCGCCGGCCGCCTGAAAGCCTATCGGCGCGGCCATCGCGGCGAATGGCTGGCGGCGCTGGCGCTGATGCTGAAAGGCTACCGGATCCTGGCGCGCCGCCACCGCACGCGGCTCGGCGAGATCGACCTGATCGCCAGGCGCGGCGACCTGGTGCTGTTCGTCGAGGTCAAGGCGCGGCGTTCGCTGATGGAAGCGATGGAGGCGATCGCCCACGGTTCGGAGCGCCGCATCGAGGGCGCCGCCGACTTATGGCTGTCGCGCCAATCCGACTATGGCAGGCTCTCGGTGCGTTTCGACATGGTGGCGGTGCTGCCCTGGCGCTGGCCGGTGCATGTCGAGAACGCGTTTTATGGGCGGAATTGAGGGCCTCACCCCCAGATCATCAGCGCCACCAGCCCGAGCCCGCCGACCACAAGCCGCCACCAGCCGAACAGCGAATAGCCGTTGCGCGAGACGTAATCGAGCAGGAAGCGGACGACGAACAGCGCGGTGACGAAGGCGGCGACGAAGCCGATGGTGATGATCGGCAGGTCGGCCGAGGTCAGTACGTTACGGTTCTTGAACAGGTCGAAGGCGAAGGCGCCGACCATGGTCGGGATGGCGAGGAAGAAGGAGAATTCAGCCGCCGCGCGCTTGTCGACGCCGAGCAGCAGCGCGCCGACGATGGTCGAGCCGGAGCGCGAGGTGCCGGGGATCAGCGACAGGCACTGGAACAGGCCGATCTGCAGATAGAGCCGGGTCGGGAAACGTTCGACGTCGCGATAGACCGGCTTCAGGGCCAAGCGGTCGACCACGAGCAGGACCACGCCGCCGATGATCAGCATGATGCAGATCAGCCGCGGCGATTCGAACAGGATCGTCTTGATGAAGTCGTGCGCCAAGGCGCCGATGATGGCCGCCGGCAGGAAGGCGATGAGGATGCCGAGGGCGAAATGCCGCGTCAGCCGGTCATAGGGCAGTTCGGTGAGCATCTGCCACAGGCGTTTGAAATAGACGCTGAGGATGGCGAGGATGGCGCCTAGCTGGATCAGGATCTCGAAGGCCTTGCCGGTCGAATGGAAGCCGAGGAAATGGCCGGCGAGCAGGATATGGCCGGTCGAGGACACCGGAATGAACTCGGTCAGGCCCTCCAGCAGGCCGAGCAGCAGCGCTTCGACGATGGTCTGGCTATCCATGGCAACCTCGGAATTGTGGCTTGGGGAAGGGCTTGCTTGTCATGGCGCGGAAGTCCCCCTATAGGTCGCAGCACCCTGACGGTCCGCTTTGCGGGCGGCCAAGACTTACCGGCGCGGCCGGCGATTCGCCAGTGCGCCTTATTATCGCGGGACCATGCTGACGCTCTTCCACCACCCGATGTTCGCCACCTGCCGGTTCGTGCGCCTCGCCTTCGGCGAATATGGCGAGGAGCTGGCGCTGATCGAGGAAAAGCCGTGGACGCGGCGCAAGGAGTTTTTGGCGCTGAACCCGGCCGGCACGCTGCCGATCCTGCTCGCCGAAGGCGACGTGCCGATCGTCGGCGCCATGGTGATCGCCGAATATCTCGACGAGACGCGCGGGGTGCTCAAGCGCGACAAGCGGCTGTTCGCCGAGGACCCGATGGAGCGCGCCGAGATCCGCCGGCTGACCGACTGGTACCTGAACAAGGCCGAGAGCGAGGTGACCAGGCATCTGGTGCGCGAGCGCGTGCTGAAGCCGGTGATGCCGGAGACGGCGGGAGGCGGCTCGCCCGATTCGGCGGCGATCCGCGCCGCGCGCGCCAACATCCGCCAGCACATGAAATACACCAACTGGCTGGCCGGCACCCGCCACTGGCTGGCCGGCAACAGGGTCACCTATGCCGACCTCGCGGCGGCGGCGGCCCTTTCGGTGCTCGACTATCTGGGCGAGATCGACTGGCGCGAGCACAGCGCGGCGCGCGAATGGTATACAAGGGTTAAATCACGGCCCTCGTTCCGGCCGCTTCTGTCGGACCGGGTGCGCGGCCTGTCGCCGGTGTCGCATTATGCGGACCTCGATTTCTAGGACGCAAAGCCTGCGCGCGCTGATCGACCGCGAGGCGAGGCGCGCCGGTTTCGACGCCGTCGCCGTCACCCGGCCGGACGCCATCCCGCTGGCGCCGGCCAGACTCGCCGAATTCGTCGCCGACGGTTTTCATGGCTCGATGGGCTGGATCGCCGAGACGATCGAGCGCCGCGCCGAACCATCCACGCTGTGGCCAGAGGTTCGCTCGATCATCGTGCTGGCGATGAATTACGGCCCGGACCGCGATCCGCGCGGCATTCTCGCAAAGCACGACCGCGGCGCGATCTCGGTCTATGCGCAAAACCGTGACTATCACGAGGTGATGAAGGGCAGGCTGAAGGAGATCGCAGGCAAGATCGTCGCCCGCGCCGGCGGCGACGTGAAGGTCTTCGTCGACACCGCCCCGGTGATGGAAAAGCCGCTGGCCGAAGCCGCCGGGCTGGGCTGGCAGGGCAAGCACACCAACCTGGTCAGCCGCGAACACGGCTCCTGGTTGTTCCTCGGCACAATCTTCACCACCGCCGAGCTCGCGCCCGACACAGCGGAAGAGGACCATTGCGGCTCCTGCCGCGCCTGCCTCGACGCCTGCCCGACCGACGCCTTCCCGGCGCCCTACCGGCTCGATGCGCGGCGCTGCATCTCCTATCTCACCATCGAGAACAAGGGGCCGATCCCGCGCGAATTCCGCGACAAGATCGGCAACCGCATCTATGGCTGCGACGATTGTTTGGCCGCCTGTCCGTGGAACAAGTTCGCCCAAGCCGCCTCGGAGGCCAAGCTTGCCGCGCGCGACGACCTGCGCGAGCCGCCGCTGGCGGAGCTGCTGGCGCTCGACGACGCAGCTTTCCGCAGCTTCTTCTCGGGCTCGCCGATCAAGCGCATCGGCCGCGACCGGTTCATCCGCAACGTATTGATCGCCGCCGGCAATTCGGGCGGCGCCGCGCTGGCGGGCGTGGTGCGCGGCCTGCTCGACGATGCCTCGCCACTGGTGAGGGGCGCTGCCGTCTGGGCATTGTCCAGGCTTCTGCCTGCTATCGACTTCGCCCAGCTGGCCGCCACCGCCCTGGCAACCGAAGATGACATGACAGTGCGCGACGAATGGCTGTCGGCGCTGCCAGCAAAGGTGCATGCATGAGTGAAAAGCAGTTCCTCGTCTTTGGCGCCGGCTATTCCGGCAAGGCATTCGCCCGCGCCAACCGGGATGCGGCAACGATTTACGGCACGACGCGCTCGCTGGAGAAGTTCGCGGCGCTCAGCCAGGTCGGCATCGCGCCGATGCGCTTCGACGGCGCGCTGACGGCTGAGATCGGCGAGGCCCTGAAGACGACCACCCACCTCATCGTCTCGGTGGCGCCGGAAGAGGCCGGCGATCCGGTGCTCGGCGCCGCGCGGGAGGCGATCGCAGCCATGCCGGCGCTGCAATGGATCGCCTATCTCTCCACCGTCGGCGTCTATGGCGACCATGGCGGCGGCTGGGTGGACGAGCGGGCCGAATGCCGGCCGGTGTCGAAACGCTCGGTGATGCGGGTGGCGGCCGAGCAGGCCTGGCTGCGGCTCGGCGAGGAGACCGGCCGGCCAGTGGCGATCCTGCGCCTGTCCGGCATCTACGGTCCGGGCCGCAACGCGCTGGTCAATCTGGCTGATGGCACCGCGCGGCGGCTGGTCAAGCCCGGCCAGGTGTTCAACCGCATCCATTGCGATGACATCGCCGGCGCGCTCTGGCATCTGGCCGGGAAGAATCTCGGCGGCATCTTCAACGTCACCGACGACGAGCCGGCGCCGCCGCAGGATGTCGTCGCCTATGCCGCTGGGTTGATGGGCGTCGATCCGCCACCGGAAATTGCCTTCGAGACCGCCGAGCTTTCGCCGATGGCGCGCTCCTTCTATGGCGAGAACAAGCGCGTCTCCAACGCCGCGATCAAGGCGGCGGGCTATCACTTTGCCTTGCCAAACTACCGCGAGGCCCTCGACCATATGTGGGCCGACGGCAGCTGGCGCGAGGGCGAGCCGCGCAGCCCGATGAAGCGTTCCTGATTAAAGCGCGGCGCCGGGCGTGATATGATTCGCGCCATCGCCGCTCTCGAGGCTCGGGCGGCGCGACAGGAGAGGGATGCGGCTTCATGGTGACCTCGATGCGATCATTGCCCGTCAGACGGCCATTCCTGACGGCGGCGCTGGCCATCCTTGCGCTGGCCGGGCTGGCGGCGGGCGCGCTGACGGCCGAGCCGCGCGCAAAAGACCTGTTCGGCGCCAAGAAGCTGCCGGCCGTGGCGGCGGCGCAATCCTTCGGCTTCTATTCCAAGGGCTGCTTCGCCGGCGGCGTCGCCATCCCCATGGACGGACCGAGCTGGGAAGTGATGCGCCCCTCGCGCAATCGCCGCTGGGGCCATCCGGCGATGATCGCGCTGATCGAGAAGCTGGCCCGCGACGCGCATGCCGACGGCTGGCCCGGCCTTCTGATCGGCGACATCTCGCAGCCGCGCGGCGGACCGATGCTGACCGGCCACGCCTCGCACCAGATCGGCCTCGACGCCGACATCTGGCTGACGCCGATGCCCAGCCGGCCGCTGTCGATGGCGCAGCGCGAATCGATGAGCGCCACCCTGATGGTCGACGAGAAGACCCATCTGGTGAAGGACGCGCTGTGGACGACGCGACACACGCAACTGTTGAAGCGCGCGGCGAGCTACCCTGAGGTCGAGCGCATTCTGGTCAATCCAGGCATCAAGAAGAAGCTGTGCGACACGGTGAAGGGCGACCGTTCCTGGCTGCGCAAGATCCGGCCGTTCTGGGGCCACGACTATCATTTTCACATGCGCATCGGCTGCCAGCCGGGCTCGCGCGGCTGCAAGGCGCAGGAAGCAACGCCGGCCGATGACGGCTGCGGCAAGCCGCTGGCATGGTGGTTCACCGCGGAGCCGTGGCGCCCCAACAAGAATCCGGACGCGCCGAAGGCGCGCGATATCATGACGATGGCCAACCTGCCGAAGGAATGCCGGGCGGTGCTCGACGCGCCGAATCCGCCTTCGGCGGAAGCCGTAACCTATCACGGCGACGGCGTGCCGATCGCTGGCGACGGCGTGCCGATCGCGGCCGCCGAGCAGCCTGCCGAGCCGCAGCAGCCGGTGGCGGCTTCGACGGTGCCGGTTGGCGCGGCTGCCATGCCGGCCTCGGCAAGCGCTTTTGCGCCGACCCCGAAAATCGGCATTCCACTGCCACGGCCAAGGCCGGAAAACTGACGCCAGGCATTCCGGGCTAATTGTCGAAGCAGGCGCCGCCCCTCATCGCCCTGCCGGGCACTTCTCCCCGAAGGGGCTGGTGTCCGAACCGGATAGATAGGTAACAGAATGGACCGATTGCATAGGTGACAGTTTTCTCCCTCGCCGGAGGACCCGGCGATGGTTTGGCGAGAGACTGGCATCATGGACGAGCGGCTTCGTTTTGTAGTGGATTGCCTTTCTGGCGAAGAGACGATGAGCGAGCTTTGTGCGGCCTACGGAATTTCGCGCAAGATCGGCTATAAATGGCTGGGTCGCTACCGGGAGTTTGGCCCGGAAGGTTTGCACGATCGGCCGCGAGCGCCGCTCAATCATGGCCGTGCGACAGCCCTTGATCTTGTCGAGCGGATCGTGGCGGCGAAGGAGACGCATCCGCTGTGGGGGCCCAAGAAGATCGTGGCGCGGCTCAAGCGCGCGGCTCCCGACTTGATCTGGCCGTCGGCCTCGACGGCAGGCGCTATCCTTGCACGGCATGGGCTTGTCAGCGCCCGCAAGCGGACCCGGCTGCGGGCCTGCGGCAATGGACCTTGGCCGGAGCCGCAAGGGCCGAACGCGGTGTGGACCGGCGATCACAAGGGCTGGTTCCGGACCCGTGACGGGTGGCGTTGCGAACCGTTGACGGTGATGGATGCGTCGAGCCGCTACTTGCTGGCGCTCGAAGCGACCGGCTCGACGGCGGATGCCGAGGCCTGGCCGGTATTCGAGCGGCTGTTTGAGGAGCATGGCCTGCCGGACCGGTTCCGAAGCGACAATGGCCCGCCCTTCGCGTCGGCCGGTGTCACCGGGCTGACACCGCTTGCGGTGCGCTTCATCAAACTCGGCATCGCCCTGGAGCGGATCGCGCCCGGCAAACCCCAGCAGAACGGGCGCCACGAGCGCTTTCATCTGACCCTGTTGCCGCTGGCCGAGGCACCGGAGGCCGACAGGGCGGCCCAGGGCCACGCCTTCGAGGCCTTCCGGCGCAGCTACAATGAAGAACGTCCCCATGAGGCGCTAGGCATGGACACTCCAGCCCAGCATTACAGATCCTCCCGGCGCGCCATGCCGACGATGCCGCCCGAGCCTGATTATCCGGCCGAGGCCGCGGTCCGTCATGTACGCCACAATGGCGAGATCAGGTGGAACGGCGGCTTCGTCTATGTCTCGCAGGCACTGGTTGGTGAAGCTGTCGCGGCCGCCCAAACCGAGGATGGTCAATGGGCTCTTTCCTTCCATGCACACCAGCTCGGCATCATCGACACAAGGCGTATGACGCTTGTCCGCTGCAGCGCCGCGCTAACCAATCCGCTTGGCGCTGCAGCGGACAAATAGGGGGAGAACTGTTACCTATGTATCCGGTTCAAACTGTTACCCATCTATCGGCTGGACACTGGCCGCAGCGCTGGCACTCCTTTCCGCAACGCTGATGATTGGCGAAATCGCGAATGACAGCGTCCCTCTCCCCGTCACTATGCGGGGAGAGGTGCCGGCAGGCAGGTGAGGGGCAGCGCCAACGCTGAAAAGGACGAAATTCAAGCTGACGCGAAGCGGCTTTCCCTTTGCAAGCCCATGCGCTAGTTCAACGAAGAGACAAACGGCAGACTGCCGGAACGGGGACGAACAACAGCATGGCAGGTGAAGACGAGACAACGCTGCGGTTTCCGGTCCTGATCGGCGACATCGGCGGCACCAATGCGCGCTTCTCGATCGTGCTCGACGCCAATTCGGAGCCAACCGAGCCGCAGATCGTCCAGACGGCCAGCTTCAACACCATCGACGAGGCGATCCAGGCGGCGGTGCTCGACCGCTCTTCGGTGCGGCCGAATTCGGCCGTGCTGGCGATCGCCGGGCCGGTCGACGGCGACGAGATCCCACTCACCAATTGCCCCTGGGTGGTGAAACCGAAGCAGATGTTCGCCAATCTGGGCTTGAGCGAGGTCGTCGTGCTCAACGACTTCGAGGCGCAGGCGCTGGCCGTCGTCGCGCTCGGCGAGGAGCATATGGAGAAGATCGGCGGCGGCGCGCCGGAGCCGAACGCCAGCCGCGTCGTGCTCGGGCCCGGCACCGGGCTCGGCGTCGCCGGGCTGATCTATGCGCTCAACCACTGGATACCGGTGCCGGGCGAAGGCGGGCACATGGATATCGGCCCGCGCTCGCCGCGCGATTTCCAGGTTTTCCAGCATATAGAGCGGCTCGAGGGTCGCGTTTCCGGCGAACAGATCCTGTGCGGGCGTGGCCTGGTCAATGTCTACCGCGCGGTGGCCAAGGCCGACGGCAAGCCGGCGCCCTTCAGGGCGCCGGCCGAGATCACCGGCGCGGCGCTGGCGAAGTCCGACCCGGTGGCGGAGGAAGCGCTGTCGATGTTCGTCACCTGCCTCGGCCGCACCGCCGGCGACCTCGCGCTGGTGTTCATGAGCCGCGGCGGCGTCTTCCTCACCGGCGGCATCGCGCAGAAGATCGTGCCGGCGCTGAAAGCGGGCAATTTCCGCTCGGCCTTCGAAGACAAGGCGCCACACAGCGCGCTGATGCGGGCGATGCCCGTCTATGTCATCACCCACCCGCTGGCGGCGCTGCTCGGCCTCGCTGCCTATGCCAGGAACCCCTCGCTGTTCGGCGTGCAGACGGCGGGGCGGCGCTGGCGGCTGTAGCGCTTCGCGCCCTGGTTGTCGGATCGCGAATCGCGCCGCGACGAAGTTTCGCCATAGGCAAGCCGCGACGGGAACGCTAAGAGGGGTGCCGAATTTCCAGACGGAACCACGGAACGACCCTCGATTTGAACCAGCTTCAACACCAAGCGACGGCCCGGCCCGGCGAGACCTGGGCGGTGCTGCGCCGCATCATTGCCGAAAACGGCCGTGAATACCGCTCGGCCTATATCTTCGCCACTCTCTGCCTGCTGACAGTATCGGCAACGACGGCCTTCACCGCCTGGGTGATGAGCCCGGTCGTCAACCAGATCTTCTATGAGCGGCGCGGCGATCTGATCGTGCTGATCTGCGCCGGGATCATGGGCTCCTTCATGCTGCGCGGGCTCGCCACCTATGGCCAGGCGGTGACGCTGGCCCGGATCGGCAACAATCTGGTGGCGCGCTACCAGAAGCGCGTCTTCGACCATCTGATGAAGCTTGGCGTCGGTTTCTTCAACGACACGCGTTCGGGCCAGCTCGCTGCGCAGGTCAACGAGAATATCAACGGCATCCGCGACCTGCTGTCGATGACGCTGACCTCGATCGCGCGCGACGGGGTGACGCTGGTCGGCCTCATCGCCGTCATGATCTACCAGGATCCGCTGCTATCGCTCTCGTCGCTGCTGATCGGACCGCCGCTGATCTACACCGTCGTCTATCTGATGCGCCGCGTGCGCCGCATCGCGCGCGAATCCGTGCAGATCAACTCGCGGCTGATCGGCGCCATGCAGGAGGCGACGCAAGGCATAGCCATCGCCAAGGCGTTCACCATGGAGGGGGAACTGGCGCGCCGCATCGGCAAGCTCGCCGAGAGTGCCGAGCAGCGGGGCAACAAGATCGCCCGCGTCTCGGAGCGGCTGACGCCGATTTCCGACATGTTGGCCGGCCTCGCCGTCACCGGCGTCATCGCCTATTCCGGCTACCGGGCGCTGGTGCTCGGACAGCCACCGGGCGCGGTCTTTTCCTTCATCACGGCGCTGATCCTGGCCTATGATCCGGCTCGCCGCCTGGCGCGCATGCAGGTTGGCATGGAGCGGTCGCTGGTCAACGCGCGCATGATCTACGAGCTGCTCGACCAGCAGCCACAGCAGGGCGACGCGCCGGGCGCGGTCGAAGTGAGGATCACCAGCGGCGAGGTGCGTTTCCACAATGTCTCGTTCCGCTATGCCGCCGACGCGCCGGTGCTTAAGGAATTGAGCTTTACCGCCGCCGCCGGCAAGGTGACGGCCATCGTCGGCGCATCCGGCGCCGGCAAATCGACGCTGGTGGCGCTGCTGCAGCGCTTCTACGATGTCGAGGCCGGCAGCATCGAGGTCGATGGCCAGGACATTTCGAAGGTGACCAAGCAGTCGCTGCGCCAATCGATCGCCTATGTCTCGCAGGCGCCCTACCTGTTCGAGGGCACGATCCGCGACAACATCCGCTATGGACGGCTTTCAGCCAGCGACGCCGAGATCGAATGGGCGGCAAAGCAGGCGGCGGCGGATGACTTCATCCGCCAGCAGCCGCAAGGCTACGACACGCCAGTCGGCGAGAACGGCGTGACGCTGTCGGGCGGCCAGCGCCAGCGCGTCTCGATCGCCCGCGCCATCGTGCGCCAGGCGCCGATCCTGCTGCTCGACGAGGCGACCTCGGCGCTCGACAATGAGGCGGAGGCGCGCGTCCAGGAGGCGCTGACCCATGTCATGGAAGGGTGCACGACGATCGTCATCGCGCACCGGCTGTCGACGGTGGTCAATGCCGACCACATCATCGTGCTGGAGGAGGGCCGGCTGGTCGAGGAAGGCACGCATGCCTCGCTGATGGCCGACCCGCACAGCGTCTATGCCCGCTTCCACCGGGTGCAGGGCAAGAAAGGGCTGGGGCTTGTCGACGACGCCAAGCCAATCCAAACTCCAGTCCAGCGCAGCCGCGCGAAGAAGGTGGTGGGGAGACAGGCATGAGCGAAACGGGGGATATGGGCCTGGTGGTGGTGGGCGCGGCAGGCCGCATGGGCCAGACGCTGATCCGCGCCATTCACACGATGCCGGGGGCGCGCGTCGCCGGCGCGGTCGAGCGGCCAGGCTCGCCCTATCTCGGCAAGGATGCCGGCGAGCTTGCCGGCATCGGTATCATCAACGTGCCGATATCGGACGATCCGTTGCCGGCCTTCGCCAAGGCCGACGGCGTGCTCGATTTCACCGCGCCCGCCGCGACCGTCGAATTCGCCGGCTACGCGGCGCAGGCGCGCATCGTCCATGTCATCGGCACCACCGGCTGCTCGGCGGACGACAATGCGAAAATCGCGGCGGCGGCGCGACATGCGACGATCGTCAAGTCGGGCAATATGAGCCTCGGCGTCAATCTGCTGGCGGTGCTGGTTGAGCAGGCGGCGCGGGCGCTCGACGCCGACGATTTCGACATCGAGATCCTGGAAATGCACCACCGCCACAAAGTCGACGCGCCGTCGGGAACGGCGCTTCTGCTCGGTGAAGCGGCGGCGGCCGGCCGCGACATCCCGCTCACCGGCAACGATGTGCGCGTGCGCGACGGCCATACCGGCGTGCGCAAGCCGGGCACGATCGGCTTCGCCGCGCTGCGCGGCGGCTCGGTGGTCGGCGATCACAGCGTGATCCTGGCCGGCACGGGCGAGCGCATCACGTTATCCCACCATGCCGAGGACCGGGCGATCTTCGCGCGCGGCGCCGTAAAAGCAGCACTCTGGGCCCGGGCGAGGAAGCCTGGTCTCTACTCAATGCGGGACGTGCTCGGCCTGAGCTGAAGCGGCCTCTGCAATATTTTGTCCTTCGAAGGAGCAAACATGTCGAGAACCCTCGTGCTCGTGCGCCACGGCCAGAGCGAATGGAACCTGAAGAACCTGTTCACCGGCTGGCGCGACGTCGACCTCACCGAGCAGGGCCATGCCGAGGCCAAGGCCGCCGGCCAGAAGCTCAAGGCGCGCGGTCTGAAATTCGACATCGCCTTCACCTCGGCGCTGATCCGGGCGCAGAAGACCTGCCAGCACATCCTCGACGCCGTCGGCCAGAGCGAGTTGGAGACCATCCGCGACCAGGCGCTGAACGAGCGCGACTATGGCGACCTCTCCGGTCTCAACAAGGACGACGCGCGCAAGAAATGGGGCGAGGAGCAGGTGCATATCTGGCGCCGCTCCTACGATGTGTCGCCGCCCGGCGGCGAAAGCCTCAAGGACACCGGCGCGCGCGTCTGGCCCTATTATCTGCACGACCTGCAGCCGCATGTGCTGCGCGGCGAAACAGTGCTGGTGGCCGCGCACGGCAATTCGCTGCGCGCGCTGATCATGGCGCTGGACGGCAAGAGCGGCGAGGAGATCGTCAAGCTCGAGCTCGGCACCGGCGTGCCGGTGATCTACACGCTCAACGCCGATTCGACGGTGGCGTCGAAGGAAGTGCTGGAAGGCTGACCTTTCTTCCAACGGCGACGGGAGCGAGTCTCATCCTCTCCCCGTATAGTGACGGGGAGAGGGCGCGGTCGTCGCCGATTTCGTCAATCGTCACCGTTACAAGAAAGGCGTCGACGATGCGGCCGGCCCCTTCCCCCCGTCCCTATACGGGGAGAAGTGCCCGGCAGGGCGATGAGGGGCAGCACCAATATCGGCAAAAAAGCGCGTTGACACACATCGCTCGCCCGCTTACATGA
Coding sequences:
- a CDS encoding ABC transporter ATP-binding protein, which encodes MNQLQHQATARPGETWAVLRRIIAENGREYRSAYIFATLCLLTVSATTAFTAWVMSPVVNQIFYERRGDLIVLICAGIMGSFMLRGLATYGQAVTLARIGNNLVARYQKRVFDHLMKLGVGFFNDTRSGQLAAQVNENINGIRDLLSMTLTSIARDGVTLVGLIAVMIYQDPLLSLSSLLIGPPLIYTVVYLMRRVRRIARESVQINSRLIGAMQEATQGIAIAKAFTMEGELARRIGKLAESAEQRGNKIARVSERLTPISDMLAGLAVTGVIAYSGYRALVLGQPPGAVFSFITALILAYDPARRLARMQVGMERSLVNARMIYELLDQQPQQGDAPGAVEVRITSGEVRFHNVSFRYAADAPVLKELSFTAAAGKVTAIVGASGAGKSTLVALLQRFYDVEAGSIEVDGQDISKVTKQSLRQSIAYVSQAPYLFEGTIRDNIRYGRLSASDAEIEWAAKQAAADDFIRQQPQGYDTPVGENGVTLSGGQRQRVSIARAIVRQAPILLLDEATSALDNEAEARVQEALTHVMEGCTTIVIAHRLSTVVNADHIIVLEEGRLVEEGTHASLMADPHSVYARFHRVQGKKGLGLVDDAKPIQTPVQRSRAKKVVGRQA
- the dapB gene encoding 4-hydroxy-tetrahydrodipicolinate reductase: MSETGDMGLVVVGAAGRMGQTLIRAIHTMPGARVAGAVERPGSPYLGKDAGELAGIGIINVPISDDPLPAFAKADGVLDFTAPAATVEFAGYAAQARIVHVIGTTGCSADDNAKIAAAARHATIVKSGNMSLGVNLLAVLVEQAARALDADDFDIEILEMHHRHKVDAPSGTALLLGEAAAAGRDIPLTGNDVRVRDGHTGVRKPGTIGFAALRGGSVVGDHSVILAGTGERITLSHHAEDRAIFARGAVKAALWARARKPGLYSMRDVLGLS
- a CDS encoding 2,3-bisphosphoglycerate-dependent phosphoglycerate mutase; this encodes MSRTLVLVRHGQSEWNLKNLFTGWRDVDLTEQGHAEAKAAGQKLKARGLKFDIAFTSALIRAQKTCQHILDAVGQSELETIRDQALNERDYGDLSGLNKDDARKKWGEEQVHIWRRSYDVSPPGGESLKDTGARVWPYYLHDLQPHVLRGETVLVAAHGNSLRALIMALDGKSGEEIVKLELGTGVPVIYTLNADSTVASKEVLEG